The Styela clava chromosome 3, kaStyClav1.hap1.2, whole genome shotgun sequence genome includes the window tgaataaaatatgttataattattatattagAAAAGACAATGTACTCAAACCCTCTACACAGGGATATAAAATAAGTTTCATTATGTTTCGAAATATTAATTGAGTTTGGTCATTTTTTGTGTCAAATGACAAATGTTAAATGAAAGGAAATTTTTTGAGGGACATTGTAGTATACCTTACTTAGACCAAGGGTTCTGAAACATTTGGTGTTATATTGCCCTGAACAGGTAAACCATTATTTTAaagccccacaataaatttataaaaatgaaaataatctattggaatttattgataatgtcatatttgaatcaCCGCACTGTATCCACATTTCGAAGCTACCATTGCCTAATTTTGTTAATGCTGTTATTGCtcctttggacagttacaaaattagccaaggcGGTATtctaataagtaaacgaatagctatTAGAGTCCCTAGGTTTCTCTCGTGGGGCCCTGGGGCTCCGCATGGAGCACTTGAAAAACCTATGCCTTAGAGATAAAGGATGCAATTTCCACATATTTACGTCACACCTTGTGGCAAACAAAAGAACCTTGGGACAGACGCATTAAAATGTACGGAGCCATTACCTAATCACTTTATCAAGTTCCCTAAATGTAACTTATTAAATTCTATTTATATAGATTACGCAAGTAATTTGCGTTTTAATTTTGgtaaatgaatttaattttagcAATTCCCAGACCTAAAAATAAACCATTCTGATTGCTCACCGCTATACAAATGTGTTCTTACCAAATAAATAGTCGAATGTGTGGTTAGAAAAATACAGAATTTTTGCAatctattttgatttttttttatttcctggTATTATAATATTGATGAAAGTGGTATATTTCCATATCCTTTTAcaacaaaaatacatttcactGAGGTTGCGCGAGGTCATTGACGAACGTGATGACGTCACTTGCGCTATTATTATCACGCTAAAAAGTGAAACAAATATCTGATCAGGATTTCATAGTTGTTACCAAGGGTACTAACTTATAATGAAAACTCATTTAAACCTTTTTATGTTTGTTTGCTAAATTTTATCTACCAGTTTATCCATGGACCAAATTACGTACGCGATTTATCTTTCTGATGAAGCGATTTTACATCTTCACTCCAAAGAATGCTTGTGTAAGTCACCGATACGCAcaaagatatattttataaaaatgttttgaatattccAATCATCATTTTCCTAACTATGGGCGTTTGTAAAGAGCCTTGTAAGAAGACATAGAGTGAAATTGTATTGCATCTTCCTCACCGACTGACTATAATTATTTTGGTGATTTCCATATTTGTCTATAAACTGAGTTACGCGGAGGCCAAGCAAATCTAATAAtgttgattttcaaatatgtaTATTGAAAAATGTCCTTAAAGTAACACACTATTGTACCAACGTCGGTATCCAAAAAATCAGTGAGTATAAATGCATTGTGTCACCCACaaataacaatttaaaaaaaaaatgtaacacATAAATGAGTTATGGCATTGTGTcgaatgttttttattttctacccgtaattttttttttatcataattagTATATTTGAGGTTGCGTGTCGTGTTGGCAAATCTAAATGTTTTGTGAAAATGAACTACAACTCGGGAAATTTCATCGCCGTTTCACTCATGCGCGGCAACGcgaattttatcaaaatatgaGATCTCTTTTCGGTACTTTTTATGCCCCCATTTGATCGATGCAAGTTTGCAAAATGCAAATATCTTTGACTTTCCCAATTTTAAACAACTGGTCATTGTATCTGTTCGGCATGTCCCAACTTCTATCGTGCTCAACATTTTCACGTTTCTAATATACTTGCTTTCCAAaacgatttcaaaatttttgcatttaaaaaattattcgattttgtgGTATTATGTAGCATTTTTTATCCATAACGGTAACAAATAATAAGTAAATCAAAGATTCAGCTTGGATATAACACAAATACAAACTTAATTGTTATCAAAATGATTTAATAGATTCTTCATCTTAAAACGTTGAAGTCGAAAGTTGCCGGGTTAAACTGTAAACACATAATCAGAAAGATTACGTTTTTCATAAATAGTACTTGATTCTTGTGTATATCGATTGCTTTTTCTAATTGGCATATTTTGGATTGAATATGCGTAACCATAACATAACAAATATTGGAATTATAAATGACGAAAGCCATGCATGTCCTCAGCGATATTTTATAGCTTTCGgattattttcctttttttacaTTGAAGTTTACAATTTATATACTTCACGCACTGCAAAATAGCATTTGATAAAACATGTCTTCATTGTCGAAAGTATAGTTATGGCTACATGTTCGAGGTGAATGAGAACTATAGACAGTGTTCTCAAATCCAAAATCCTGTAGAGTTATGTCGTTTTGTTATCACAATATTTGCAGTTGTGTAACCGCCTGTCTCTACAATTAAATaaccatttatatatattaaatacagtaaaatttcaaaaaaataatataccaTGTTAGCACTTCTAATCTATATGAGCAACGTCTTTTTTTGCGTGAAACATTCGATTTTTTTCTACAAACATAAAAACGTACAATTATAatttatggaaaaaaaaaagtaataaatgaATATCAATTGACTTTTTGTTGAGTTGTTGTATACAGGTGTATGCTAAAAAAATCGTCACGAGATAAAACTTATTTGAGCGCTTATCGGGGGCATTATGGGGGCTTTCGGCTAGATTTTGGGTATATATTAACGGCGAAAGAATACTCATTGGAACATTCGAATGCAATATCAATAGACTGACTATTCGTTGATAGGTTGTATACAGGTTTGTTATACAtccttgataaaaaaaatagtcacGAGATAGAATCTATTTGAGCGCATATCGGGGGCAATTTGGGGACTTCCGGCAATATGttgagtatatatataacagcGAAAGTATACTCATTCGAACATTCTCATGCATTATCAATAGACTATTCGTTGATAGGTTGTATACAGTTATATTATACATTCCTTGATCAAACATAGTTACGAGAGAGAATCTATTTGAGCGCTTATCGGGATTATTTTGGGGGCTTTCGACAATATTTTGGGTATATATAATGGCGAAAGTACGcatcattcgaatattttgcagAGCAACTTGACTTTTCGAAAAACTAGCAAATTTCAATATATGTGCAGTAACACCGCGAAATAATAAGCTTTTGTACTAGGATTAACTGGATATGAAAGTTAGAACGTAAACTACTTAGTTTTATAATTCTGACAAACAAGCGTATTTTTCGTCTTAGTTATCGGATACTTTCGCCGCGAAATGAGAATGGGTAACATAACACAATGATTGCATATGTACATCGAAATTGGTAATCCTAAAATTAAGAAACCTAATTCTCAAATAAAAACCGTTGCTAGTTTTGTGAGTAATAATAACTGAAAGTAATAAAAGTTTCGAAAGTATTTAATGTCATTTAGCAACGGACccttatttatttgttttcaaatttccatgCTCAACCAAGCGAGATAAATCAGGgactgaaaatatgaaattacgtGCCAAACCCATTGAGTAACTAACAATTATTTGTAGCTTGGATTGGCAGTTAGCCCGATGTTTGTATGTACAATTAAAGCGACTAATATTTGTTACATCATCAATTGAATTTTACAGTTTTCGGGATTGGATACCGCGCAATTGTGTAACATATAGTCAACGACTTGGTTTCTATTGAACTGTTATACAGTTCATTTTTATACCAAGAaaagaaattgtttatatttccagctaaaatattcaatctcaTAATATTTATACGAAAGTTTCgacaaaacataaataaatctGTTCCGAAAGTAACGACCTTTAGCGAATATATATCAGGTGACTAACTGATGTTTTCGGTAAATCATAAGCTCGACAAAGATGAGATCACGTGACAAAACAAGTCGACCATAAAATTAGAACAAAAGTCAAAAGCGGATTTACGCAATGGTTTGGAAAATTGACATAACGTACACATAATATGGTCTTATAGAATTCGTTCTGCTAGAATAAACAGTTACATTcaataattgtgaaatattgaTTCTATTTACTATGtattgataatatatataaattattaacCCTACATTATTGGAAAATTGTTAGTAATATCGCTATGTTAAATATAGACGTTAGGATGATACAGAAAGTATATTCAGCGCTTGTGTTTGACATTTATTTGATGTAACCTTATTATAACCATTCTAACATTTGTGATTAGATTATCACTTTGATGTCAGAATGGAAAAATACTGTTACGCCATTACGTTTTTGGTAATCTCAGCTTCATTCGCCATTTTGTTCTTCAAGCAATAATCCGTTGAAGATCCTGAGTTGCGCAATGTCACGTAACGAAAAAAATTCGTTGTTCATCCGATAAGCGCTTCAAGTTTTCCTTCGCTATTCTACTTTATAGTAAGTTGTGTTGTAAATTGTATTTAGGGCTGCTGTATTTGATGTAGAGTACcaattataaacaaaaaaatagcatttatattcaaaactagTTATAAATACCGATACTCGCAATtgtaaaattcaattcaattttatgaTTATTTGAAACTATTTCTacttcaaaatgatttttttaaccaaaaaataatattcgttCTCATTTTTAGAGATAAtctaattataaaaaatcagaCAAAATGGTTTTTGAAGTACAAACTGGAAAAGTTATTTTTCTGGCAGTATTGCTCGCTTTGTTAGGACAATTCTGTACGGTGAGAGGCAATGTATATGATGAAAATTATGAAAGTTTAACAAATGGAGGTGAACAAGGTCTGTATAATATTCTTATAAATAaagtttgttcattgttattatattgcATAGacgtatatgtatatatatcatatgTAGACACTTTTTTGCAAATTCTGACTTCTTACATTTGTTACTGAATgagagaaaattttgaaatatcatatatatgaaagcaaaataattatattaattttaactTGATATATTGGTTAGTATATGTGAATATagctaaaatatatttctataatttCAGTGATTAACgaaaaaaaagattttgcaTTTGAGGAAGAAATATATCCTGAAGACGAAACCGAGCAATATTTTGTCATTGATCGAATGTCGAACTTTGCTGAAAAGGTAAGTTGTTTTTAAATGAGTTgcaaatctccatttttattttttctatttatcctcccaatttaaatatattaaaataatataaaacgtCATTCAGGACATATAATATTTCAAGTAGATCATGTTAAATTTTGCAACATTTCCACAAATTCAAACTTTAAATcagattaaatttaaaatccacCACGTCCTAATTTTAAAGGCACCTCTTAGGCAAATCTATGACTAGTATAGTTGATCTAAATGTTAATGTTTAGGCATGATATAAATTGTTTAAGGACATTTGTAGAAAACTTCTTAGCTTAAAATTTTCAATctgaatagaaaaaaatatcaattaaaaaaaaacatttgtacGATCTGACTTTGAAAAATAGTAtcagttttgaaaatttctattataaaatgctaaacTTTGCTAACAGCATCCACATACAACGCATTGCAAAGAAGTTTATTGAAACCTTACTTCTAATTCCGGGCGGTTATTTAACTTATAACTTCAATGAAATgaatagaaaatatgaaatatatccAGTACTGCTGTAAGATAAAAAATTCGAGTTCCTTTTTTATAGTATAAATgtaccaaaaataaaatttctctaAAATTCTACCTTAATAAAAAACCACGTGTTTGACGAAAATTTTCACATTCTTTTTTCAGCTGGAAAACCCCGAAAAAACTTACATCGAAAATGATGATAGTTCAACAAGACAAAGGAGAAGTTTGCCTAGGAAAAGACAAGCATATCCTAAATGGTTCAGACATGCTTGTCGCAAACATTTTTGTGGATCTTACGACTGCAGTACTTTCCTGTATGCAAAAGGTAGGAAATTTTCTGTCGTATTAGTTCGAGATAATTATTTCCTGTATATTTCGATTTGTAAGTAGACTGGAACTTGTAGAGTAGTAGTTCATGCAAGACTTTCCGGTTAGACTTGTGCTAGGATCATTTTTggtttataattattttacattatttctaaaatacttTCAGGAAAGATCTTGTGCAAACATTGTAGAGTTGCAGCATGTAGAAGAGGAActaaaatactcaaaataagTTCAAAATAGAACTGATGTGTTTCCAACATGTTTTCCTACAAAGACTACCACAAAAAAGAGATATATTTAGGGACCTGTCAATAACTGTCGAACTTCAAAGAAATGTAAAAAGTCGTTTTCGTgacttttgttttttaaatgtaaaattatcAACACgatattacattttatttaagTGACACCAAAGTCAAATAATCTAATATGCGATAATCACTTTTTTTATACCTTAacataaatttgcaaaaaaatattctattttgacACATTTACTGAGAAGTATGACTTGATTCTTCTGAATGGAGAAAGATTTATATCAGGCAAATATACAGCAATATTTAGTAAAAGGATTTTTATACTAGATAAATTTCATGGTAAGGCGATGACGCTAAATGAAGTTTTCATCAAGCAAAATGGCGCCTGAATTGTTCTGCCAAGTGTTTTCCagggaaaatatattttttacacaCCTGTATTTCGAAATTCATATCCTTTTATCAAAAGAAGCAACGGGTAATTTATGTatatagcaatattttttttatacctaGTCTTTATTCTGCAGTAGATTATAATAGCTGAGTCATTAAATTGTTTCCTTTATAATGATAGTTAATATATAATTCGTTTTATGTTGAGCTTTTGTAGTGTATATAGATAACATTTTCAATGAATAAGGAAGTTgcatcattttatttattgtatcaCGTAAGGTTGAATAAACAGATTTACACTGATCAACTTTGTATAAGTCAATAAAGCATGGAATTATATTAGATAAAATTGTTTCACGAATTTATATTTCCAACaaacaaattttagaaaaatgttaaaatattgggAATGCGACGTATATCTTTTTTATCATTGATTAATACCTATTATATGTATGTAATATTTCTTGTTCAATGACAAATAAAGTTCTAACACATAAAATACTTTGTTTGATATTTAGTAgtaaatgtttacatattccaATACATGACAGTAGCTCTTAAGCAAAAATTTAAACGCTACATCGAACCTGAATTTTTTTCACTGTGCATCAACTTACTTGTCtcatgtttgaaaaatattcgactgttttcaacaattggaaaaattaatttaatttctctacttcatggagtatatgcaaaagaacataaaatattatagaaacaGCATATTCAGGCGTAAGCAATTAGAAAATATAATCAAGTCTTTAATTTAAAAGTGTTTCCTGATTTCTGACATACCCCATTACCTTATACGTACTCTTCTTCGAGTTGAGTTCATCTCATTTATAAGATGAATTCATTCAATAGTCATCTATTCTAGTGATTCCCAATGTGGGCAATATCGCGCCCCGGTGGgtgaaaacgatacagagggggggcGAAaaggcgataggggggcgattttgcgaaacctgtttttgttcaGCGCATCGTGAACTTGATTACTGTATACTCAGCGTGCTTTCCTTGGTTTGAATCACGTGGGTGATTATCACACGCAAAAGGGTTgtgtatcccagtggtcggcaaaatacggccggagtaaaataatctggccagAACGCTTCACtggatggacctttccccaacctttgaccccggaaaattgttcctatactttactattttaaaattttcggtgcttattttatgAGCGGTtttgcgagttgttgcctgtaaaatggggtatttgtttcaaactaatattctaattcataccattcaacaatctgtttttttaaagtaccggtaaagaattttagcctagtctaccacatttatttctacactaattcttgattactgtaattaaaccaaaactcataggaagacaaagtgatcattgacttatatttaaatttccgaaaaacaactaaaaactaacgaatataattcaaaaacgcgaaaatccAAAGATCACCAACGCATTTATTCCCAAACACCTCATTGCTTTGAA containing:
- the LOC120342022 gene encoding uncharacterized protein LOC120342022; the encoded protein is MVFEVQTGKVIFLAVLLALLGQFCTVRGNVYDENYESLTNGGEQVINEKKDFAFEEEIYPEDETEQYFVIDRMSNFAEKLENPEKTYIENDDSSTRQRRSLPRKRQAYPKWFRHACRKHFCGSYDCSTFLYAKGKILCKHCRVAACRRGTKILKISSK